Genomic segment of Steroidobacter denitrificans:
ACATCGACGTCTCGCCGAGCCGGATCAGCGAGCTCGTGAACGGGCAGCGGCCCATCACGGCGGACACCGCGCTTCGGCTCGGGATCTTTTTCGGCATGGAGCCCAGGTTCTGGCTGAACCTGCAATCCGAGTACGACATGCGGGTCGCAGATCGGGAACTGCGCGCGAAGCTCGCGCCGAGGATCCGCGTCCTTCACCCGGTCGCCTCGTGACCGTCCGCGCTCGATACCGCGCCCGATCGAGAGGTGAGAGACGTCCTGCCCTCGCAACTGGGCGTCGCTGATCTTCACTGAACAGCAAATATCGCCATCTCGCCGAATGTCAGATGCCACGGTCACCATGGGCGCAGGCGGCGAGCGCGGCTTCGCCACGCCAACAGCAGCGATGTTGTCCTGGCAGCCCCGTGTTACCCGTGAAGGGCGTGTCGTGACGGTAAAAGA
This window contains:
- a CDS encoding HigA family addiction module antitoxin; the encoded protein is MPKLLEEIHPGEILLEDFMKPMGVSARQLAADIDVSPSRISELVNGQRPITADTALRLGIFFGMEPRFWLNLQSEYDMRVADRELRAKLAPRIRVLHPVAS